In Janthinobacterium agaricidamnosum NBRC 102515 = DSM 9628, the DNA window GCTCGGGCAAGATGTTCTCCACCTACGGCGACCTGATTAACGCGCTGGACTTCAACCTGGCCAGCAAGGACGACCGCAAAGAGATGGGCGGCGAGCTGAAGGTCGGCAACGGCGACAAGGTGACCATTACCATCCGCTTCAAGAGCCCGGCTAAAAACAACTACGAAAAGCCGGTCGATAGCGGCGTGGCCGCCAACCTCAAGCCAGTGGTCGATCATATCGATCTGATCGCCGGCGATGTCGGCGCGAAGGCGGCGGCGGGAACCGCGGCCTACAACGTTGCCGGCAATGCCAGCACCAGCGTGGTCAAGCGCTTCACCAGCGCGGACTGGAAAGTCGATGCCGATGGCTACTATAGCGTGAGCTACCAGACCACCGCGACCAGGAATCAGTACTTCCGCCTGCGCGGCACCAACCTGGGCACCGATGTCGCCGGCCTGACGCAGGGTGGCGAACCGCTGGCCGACCAGCGCACCGGCACCACCGACAATACCCAGCGCTTCAACGACATCAACGACCGGAATTACCGCAGCCTGTGGTTCTATTCGAATCCGGTATTCGTCACCTTGCGTTAATCATCGACCCGGTCGCCATCATGTCGCTGCTCCATTGATCGGCGCAACGCACCACATCGCCGATCACCATGATGCTCGGACTCCCCAGCCCGCTGGCCAGCAATGCCGCGGGCAATTCGCCCACGGTGGTCAGCAATTGCCGCTGCTCTTCCCTGCTGGCCGATTGCACCACCGCCACCGGGGTTTCCGGCGCCATGCCGCCGGCCAGCAAGCCGGCCTGTATCTGTCCACAACGCGCCACGCCCATGTAAATCACCAGCGTCAGCCGGCTTTGCGCCAGGGCGCTCCAGTTCGGTTCGGACGCGGCATCCTTGCCATGCCCGGTGACAAACACCGCGCCCTGGCTCCAGCGCCGGTGCGTCAGCGGCACGCCGATGCTGGCCGGGGCGGCCAGGCCGCTGCTGATGCCAGGCACCACCTCGACCGTCACGCCCTGCGCCATCAAATGGGCGCGCTCTTCGCCGCCGCGGCCGAACAGATACGGGTCGCCGCCCTTCAACCTGACCACGCGCTGCCCGCTTTTCGCTTCGGCGACCATCAAGCGTTCGATAAATTCTTGCGGCGTCGATTTGCAGCCGCCGCGCTTGCCGACCTCGATGACACGCGCATCGGCCGATGCATAGGCCAGGATGGCCGGATTAACCAGGTCGTCGATCAATATCACGTCGGCTTGCCGGATCGCCTTGACCGCCTTGAGCGTCAGCAATTCCGGATCGCCGGGGCCGGCGCCGACCAGTATCACGTTTCCTTGTTGCAACATGAGACACTTCCCTTCGGGTTATGCGGCGCTCAGCGCCGCCTTGACCATATCGTCGATTTCGCCGGTAATGGTCGACAGCACGCCGGCAACCACCGCGAATTCCTTGCCAGCCTGGCCGGCGCGCGCGGCCACGATGCGGGCATTGAATGCGACCATCCTGGCTTGTTTGGCGATGGTTTCAATATCGGTGATGACGCCGCGCAATTGCTTTTTCATCAGTACGGCGTGGCGCTTCGACTGGTCTTCGTAAATCGCCGTGACCTGGTTCAGCACGCCCAGCATCGGCGTGGTGACGCCGACCAGTTCGGCCAGCAGCGCTGCCGCCTCCGAAGAGGTACGCTCGATCGCCGTCAATACGCGCTCGGCCAGGTCGGCAAAATAACGGATCTTGCGGTCGCCGGCCAAGGCGCCGAAATACGCTTCCTGCAATTCGGCACAGAAAATACCCGGCACCTTGCCATCGCCGTTGATCAAGGCCGCGTGGGCGCCGCGGAACAAGCCCAGCGCTTCGCGCGCGGTGGCTGACGCGCTGTCGTCGCCTTGCGCGGCCAGTACCGCATACAGCACGATGCGCTGCGACGTAAAGCGGCGCCGGCCGGACAAGTTGATCAGGGCACCGAACACTTCGCCCGACAGCGGCGTCGTGTCATCGATGGGTTTGCGCGCTTCGGTCATCAACATCTTGCGACTCCCTTGTTTGGTGGCGTATCAGTGACGTATCTTGAACGAAGCGGCATACAGCTCAGGCTGCGTGCCATCCCACACCACGCCGTCGACCAGCGTGGAACTGCGCAACACGCTTGACGGCAGCGGCGTGGCCGTCATTTCCGCCGCCTGCCGGTACAGCCCGATGCGGTTGACACTGCTTGCCACCGCCAGATAATCCGGGTCGTCTTTCAGCAAGCCCCAGCGCCGGTGCTGGGTCATGAACCACATGCCGTCCGACAAATACGGGAAATTGACGGCGCCCTCGTTGTAAAACTTCAAGCCGTGCGGATCGTCCCAGGTATTGCCCAGGCCATTCTGCTGATGTCCCGGCATGTGCGGCGAGATCAATTCCTGGCTGGCGTTGACGTACTGCGGCTGGCCGATTAGCTCCAGCATCTTTTGCTTGTTGTCGACCGACGCGTCGAGCCACTTGCCGGCATCTAACAACGCCGCCACCATCGCGCGGCAGGTATTCGGATACTGGTCGGCAAACTCAGCGCTGGTTCCCAGCACCTTGCCCGGATGATCCGGCCAGATTTGCTGGGTGGTCGCCGCCGTGACGCCGATGTCGTCGGCCACCGCCTTCCAGCCCCATGGTTCACCGGCGCAAAAACCGTCGATATGGCCGGCGCTCAAATTGGCCACCATTTGCGACGGCGGCACCGTCACCATGCGGGCTTGCCGCAGCGGATCGATGCCATGCGCCGCCAGCCAGTAATGCAGGTACATCGCGTGGGTGCCGGTTGGAAAAGTCTGGGCAAAGGTATAGCTGCGCGGCGCGCTATGCATCAATTTCGCCAGCGACGCGCCATCGATGGCGCCCTGGCGCGCCAGGCTGGACGACAAGGTGATCGCCTGGCCGTTATGGTTCAAATTCATCAGCACCGCCATGTCGCGCGCCTGCCCGCCTATGCCCATTTGCACGCCATATACCAAGCCGTACAGCACGTGGGCGGCGTCCAGCTCGCCATTGCCGAGCTTGTCGCGCACGCGGGCCCAGGACGCTTCCTTGCTGAGTTCGATCTTGATGCCGTACTTGCGGTCGAAACCGAGCAGCGACGCCATCACCAGCGACGCGCAATCGGTCAGCGGCAAGAAACCGATCCTGACTACTTCCTTTTCCGGCCGATCCGACCCGGCTACCCAGGCGCTCACATTTGACGATTCCGACATACCACTCCTGGCCATGGCCTGAAAATAAAAAAAGCATCTCCCCGGCACGAATCGTTCATGCTGAAAAGACGCCATTGTCTGATGTGGCCCGACCGCCGTTGGCCGGGCCATTGCCTACTTGACCAGCAAAGAACGTGCCAAGCTGGCGCCAGCGTTAATCCATCGTTTCAACGCTAAAAATGCACCATCGTTGTGCGTCGCACCAATCTGGACAGCGATGGACTTCTTAGCCGCCCAGCAAATCCTCGACATCCAATATGCGCTGGGCAATTTCCGACAGCTTCAAGTTCTTGTTCATCGCCATGCTGCGCAGCTTTTGATAAGCCTGCTCTTCCGATAATTGATGATGAACCATCAGCAAGCCCTTGGCCCGCTCGATGACCTTGCGCTCGGCCAGCTTGTGCTTGGTGTCCGATAATTCCGCCCACAGTTTTTGTTCTTGCTTGAAACGGGCCAGCGCCACGTTCAGCACCGGCTTGATGCGTTCGGCATGCAGGCCGGCCACGATATACGCCGACACGCCGGCCGCCATCGCGGCATCCATGCTGGAAATGGTGTCGTCTTCGGTGAACAGCACGATCGGGCGACGCTCGTCGCGGGTGGCGATGACAATGTGTTCCAGCACATCGCGCGCGTCCGATTCGGCGTCGATGATGATCATGTCAGGTTGCAATTGTGCTATGCGCTCGGGCAAATACAGGTCGGCCGGCAGCGAGGCGATGATGTCGTAGCCCGATTCAAGCAAGCCGATGCGCAAGGCATTACCGCGCTGGGCTTGCGCATTCAACGCGGCGTCGTGCTCGTCGCCGGGATTGATGATGGTGTTGACGACCACGATGCGCAGTTTGCGCAACGGTGTGGACAGGGTTCGTCTGGACGACATGAATGATTTCTGCTGGTTATTGCTTATAAACTGCAAGTAAGCAAAAATCGAACCAGACTCAAGATACGGACCAGGGCCGGCCGAATAACAACGGCCCTGGTTTCAAGCGACAACGGTTATTTCATCGTCGGCATCGCAAACTCGGCGCCGTCCGCCGTCGACGCCGGCCAGCGCTGGGTCACCGCCTTTTGCTTCGTGTAAAAACGCACCGATTCCGGGCCGTGGGCATGATGGTCGCCAAACAGGCTGCGTTTCCAGCCGCCAAAGCTGTGGAACGCCATCGGCACCGGGATCGGCACGTTGACGCCGACCATGCCCACTTGCACCCGGCGCGTGTATTCGCGCGCGGTATTGCCGTCGCGGGTATAAATCGCCGTGCCATTGCCGAACTCATGCGAATTGACCAGCTTCAGCGCGGCCGCAAAATCCGCCACGCGGACGATGCACAATACCGGTCCGAAGATTTCCTCTTTGTAAATCGACATGTCCGGCGTGACATGGTCGAACAGGCTGCCGCCGAGGAAGAAACCTTTTTGATGGCCCGGCAACACAAAACCGCGCCCATCGACCGCCAATGTCGCGCCGGCGGCGACACCGGCATCGATATAGCCGACGATCTTGTCTTTATGCACTTGCGTCACCACCGGCCCCATTTCCGCTGACAAATCCATGCCTTGCGTAATTTTCAGCGCCTGGATGCGCGGTTTCAACGCCTCGACCAGTTTATCGGCCACGTTGCCGACCGCCACCACCACCGAAATCGCCATGCAGCGTTCGCCGGCCGAACCGTAGGCCGCGCCCATCAAGGCGTCGACGGTTTGTCCGATATCGGCGTCGGGCATCACCACCATATGGTTCTTGGCGCCGCCCAGCGCCTGCACCCGCTTGCCTTGCGCGCAGCCGGTCGCGTAAATGTATTCGGCAATCGGCGTCGAGCCGACAAAGCTGACGGCGCGCACATCCGGGTGATGCAGCAAGCCATCGACTGCCGACTTGTCGCCCTGCACCACATTGAATACGCCATCGGGCAAGCCCGCTTCCTTGAGCAAGTCGGCCAGCAACAGGCTGGCCGATGGGTCGCGTTCGGACGGTTTCAAGACGAAGGTGTTACCGCAGGCAATCGCCATCGGGAACATCCACATCGGCACCATCACCGGGAAATTGAATGGCGTGATGCCGACGCACACGCCCAGCGCCTGGCGGATCGACCAGGCGTCGATACCGTTGCCGACTTGTTCGGTATATTCGCCTTTCAGCATCTGCGGGATGCCGCAGGCAAATTCGACCACTTCGATGCCGCGCGTTACTTCGCCGCGCGCATCGGTGAACACCTTGCCGTGTTCCGACGTGATCAGCGCCGCCAGCTTGTCGGCGTTTTGTTCCAGTAATTCCTTGAATTTGAACATGATGCGGGCACGGCGCAGCGGCGACGTGTCGGCCCAGGCCGGAAAGGCCGCATCCGCCGCGGCGACGGCGTCATTGATGTCGCTGTCGCTAGCCAGCGCGACACGCGCCGTGACGTCGCCGGTGGCGGGATTAAACACGTCGCTGCCGCGCGGCGAGGCCGAGACGATATGGCGGCCGCCGATAAAGTGGCCGATGGTATGTACGGTAGACATGGTGATACTTTCAATAGTTAAGGGTGCCCTGTGACAATCAGGATTTCAGCATCCACTCGTGCGCCGGGTCATTCTTGAAATGCCATGCGCGCTTCGGCCCGGCCATCACGTTCAGGTAATACGATTCATAGCCATACGGCACCACCACCGGGTGATAGCCGCGCGGCACCATCACCACGTCGTGGTTTTCGACGGCCATCGATTCATCGATGGAACGGTCGTCGGTATAGACGCGCTGGAAGGCAAAACCTTGCGGCGGATTGAGGCGATGATAATAGGTTTCTTCGAGCGAACTTTCTAAGGGGAGATTATCGATGTCGTGCTTGTGCGGCGGATAACTCGACGAATGGCCGCCCGGGGTGCGCACTTCGACCACCAGCAGACCGTCGGCGTCCTCGGTTTGCGGCAAGATGTCGCACACATAGCGGGTGTTGGCGCCCGTACCGCGCACCGAGCGTTTCATGTCTTGCGGCGCGATCAGCCTTGCAGGCCGGTCCTTGACGGCGGGCGCGCTGCACAAGCCCAGTTCGGCGTCGCTCCGCGCCGTAATAGTTGCCGCCATGTGGCGCGGCAAATACACGGCGGCCGGAGCCTGGTCGTCGAATACGCTGCCGCGTCCGCCGATATCGGCCCAGGTCTGGCTGCCGGCTTCGACCGTGACGGTGCCGCTGATCACGACGATGCACAATTCACGTTCATCGGTCAGGATATTGCTGCGATCTCCCGCCTTCAAGCGCCGCGCTTCAAAGCCGACGTGGGTCCAGCCGGCCGATTGCGGCGTCACGCGGACAATCTCCCGGCCCTCGGCCTGGCCTTTGACGAGTAATTTCATGCCGCCTCCTGCACGCCCAGGTTGATTTCATGCACCAGTTTCGCCAGATGCTGGTAGCCCATTTGCGCATACTGGTAACTCGGCGCGACGGCCGGGTCTTGCTCGGCTTCGACCACCAGCCAGCCTTGATAGCCGTGTTGCCGCAGCAATTGCAGAATCGCCTTGAAATCGATGCAGCCATCGCCCGGCACGCTGAACGCGCCATTGATCACCGCTTGCAAGAAACTCCAGTTGCCGTTGCGCGCCAGCTTGACCACGGCCGGACGCACATCCTTGCAATGCACGTGGGATACGCGGTTGATGTGCTTGCGCAACACGGCGACCGCATCGCCGCCGGCAAAGGTGATGTGGCCGCTGTCGAACAGCAAGCCCACTTCCGGGCCGGTCAGGGCCATCAACTGATCGACATCGTCCGGCGTTTCGACATACGCGCCCATGTGGTGATGGTAAGAAAGACGCACGCCATGGGCCAGCGTATGGCGCGCAAATGCCGTCAACTTGTCGGCATAAGCCTGCCATTGGGCGGCGCTGGTGAAACGCGGACGCTTATACAGCGGGCGCGGTTCGCCCTGGATCGCATCGGCCACTTCGCCATACACCATGACGCTGGCGCCGCTTTCGGCCAGCAGGCGCAAGTGCGGACCGACGGCGGCGATTTCCTCTTCGACAGAGCGCTGGGCCAGGCGCCCGGAATACCAGCCGGACACGCATTCCAGATGGTATTTGCCGAGCACGGCGCGCAAGGCGCCGGATTCTTTCGGGAACTTGTTGCCCAGTTCAAAACCGGCATATCCAATTTCCGCGCCTTCGCTCAATGCCGTTTCCAGCGGCGTTTCGCCGCCCAGCGACGGCAAGTCGTCATTCATCCATGAAATAGGATTGATGCCTATTTTGACGTTCAATGGTGCGTTCATCTTATTTCCTTTGTGCTAAGCGATCTGTTTCATAACGGCTGCGCGCGGCCCGCACCTGTTCCCGTTCCGACACTTCCGGCACCGCCACTTCCCACCAGCAACCGCCTTCGCTGGTGGTGCGGGTCGGGTCGGTATCGATGCACACCACATAGGTGCTCTCGGCTTTCCTGGCGCGCTGCAACGCTTGTTCCAGTTCCGGTATGGTCTTGACGTTTTCACCGTGTGCGCCCAGCGAGCGGGCATGCATCGCAAAATCGATGTGCGGCGCGCCGTCTGTCCCCTGCAGGCAATCGTCGAACATATTATTGAACGGTTCGTTGCCGCAGGCTTGCTGCAAGCGGTTGATGCAGCCGTAACCCCGGTTATCGAGTACCACGATGATCAATTTCTTGCCCAGCATGACAGAGGTGGCGATTTCCGAATTCATCATCAGGTAACTGCCGTCGCCGACCATCACCACCACGTCCGCATCCGGCCTGGCCATCTTGACGCCGAGGCCGCCGGCGATTTCGTAACCCATGCACGAATAACCGTACTCCATATGGTAGCCGCCGGGTATCGAGGTGCGCCACAGCTTGTGCAATTCGGCCGGCAAGGTGCCTGCCGCGCAGACCACGATATCGTTGCCGGCCGACTGTGCCGACGAGCGCTGCACCGCGCCGATCACTTCGCCATCATAAGGCAAGGCCACCTCGCGCCGGGCGGTGATCGCGGTGACGGTGGCGCGCCATTGACGGGCTTCGACCAGCGCGCGCTCTTCCCATTCGGCATCGCTGCACCAGCCATCGAGCAGAGCCGACAGCTTTTGCAAACCGGCGCCGGCATCCGTCTGCAGCGCCAGGCCGCGCCGTTTCAACGCATCGAAGGCGTTCACGTTCAGGCTGACCAGTTCGGCATGCGGAAACAGCGAGTTCGAGCCGGTGGTAAAGTCTTGCAAGCGCGTGCCGACCGCCAGCACCAGGTCGGCTTGGGCGGCCAGCAGATTGGCGGCCGGCGAACCGGTGACGCCGATCGCGCCCAATTGCAGCGGATGATCCCACGGCAAGGAACTCTTGCCGGCATGGGTTTCCGCGACCGGTACGCCATGCTTTTCAGCAAAGCTGCGCAGGGCCTGACCGGCTAGGCCGTACAGCACGCCGCCACCGGCGACGATGATCGGCTTTTTAGCATCGCGCAACAGCGCGGCGGCTTGCTCCAGCTCGCTTTCCAGCGGCGGCACCGTGCGGAACGTCACCAGCCGTGGTTCAAAAAAATCGGCCGGATAATCATAGGCCATGGTTTGTACGTCTTGCGGCAAGGCCAGTGTCACCGGGCCGCAAGCGGCCGGATCGGTCAGCGCCTGTATCGCGCGCGGCAAGGCGGTCAGCAATTGTTCCGGGTAAATGATGCGGTCGAAATAACGCGACAGCGGTTTGAAGGCGTCGTTGACCGACACGCTGCCGTCGCCGCCGTCTTCCAGTTGCTGCAATACCGGGTCGGGAGAGCGCGACACGAACACATCGCCCGGCAGCAGCAGCACCGGCAAGCGGTTGACGTGGGCCAGCGCGGCGGCGGTCAGCAGATTGGTGGCGCCGGGGCCGATCGAGGTGGTCACCGCCATCATGCGGCGCCGCATATGGGCCTTGGCGTAGGCGATGGCCGCATGCGCCATCGCCTGTTCATTGTGGGCGCGGAACGTCGGCAAGGGATGATCGGCATCGTCGCGCTGCCGGTACAGCGCCTCGCCCAGCCCGGCCACGTTGCCGTGGCCAAAGATCGCAAACACGCCGCCGAACAGCGGCACCTTGCCGTGTTCGGTTTGCACGCGCAGCGCGGCCAGGTAGCGCACCAGCGCCTGCGCCATCGTCAGACGGATGGTCGATTTTGCGTGGTTCGTCATGCGGCGTGCTCCAGGCCATTGCGGCTGCGCTGCCACAGCGTAATCAAGGTTTCGAAATTGGCGCGCGCCTCGGCGATCAGGCCGGCGTCGTCGATGTCGCCGGCCAGCCAGCGCTGGCTAGGCTCATGGAAAATCGTGCGGCCAACCATGAAACCACGGCAGGTCCTGCTATGGCGCGCCTGTTCGAAACTGGCGGCCAGCGCCTCGATCGACGCATTCAAGCCGAGGAACACCACGCCGCGGCAATACGGATCGCGCTCTTGCACCAGTGCATCGATATTCGCCCATTGCTCGGCATTCATGCCTTCCAGTTTCCACCATTCCGGGTAAATGCCCAGGTTATATAGCCGCTTGACGGCGCGGTAGACGGTGTCGGGGGCGCTCGCCAGCGACTTGGACGGTATCACTTCCAGCAGTAATTCATGGCCGCTGACCTGGGCCGCGTCATACAGCGCCTTGACTTGCGCTTCCTGTTCCAGCCGGTTTTCGACCGCATCGTCCGGATGCAGTTGCACCAGGCATTTGATGACATGTTCCTTCGGCCAACTGATCAAGTGCGAACCGATAGAGCGGCCCCAGTCGAATTGCAGCGGGTTGGAACCCGGCAATTCGACGGTGCGGCCTATCCACCAGCCGCGCCCGGTCGCGTCGTTCAAGGCGTCCAGGCCGTAGCGGTCGTCGATCAGCACGCCGGTCTTGCCCTGCAGCCCCTTGGCGATCTCGGTCTGGCCGACGGCTTGCACCAGCAATTGTTTTAAGGCGGGAAGACGCGCCTCATCGGCGCCGTTGCCTTGCGCCAAATGGAAGAATTGGTTGCGATGGTCGAAAGCGAAGACGCACAAATCGTTCCATTGCGGCCGCGCCACGCTGACCCGGTGCAGCCGCGCCAGCACCGCATCCTGGTCGGGACGGGTCAAGCGCGCCGCATTGGCCAGGAAATAATCCAGTTCGACCGGAGTCGGCATTGCCGGCGCACAAGCATGGCGCGACACCACCAGCGCGCCACAGGCATTGGCGTAGCGGCAGCAGGTTTCATAATCCTTGCCGTTCAGCCAGCCTTTCAGGAAACCGGCCAGGAAAGCGTCGCCGGCGCCCAGCACGTTCAGCACGTCGACTTGCACGCCGCGATAATTATAGGCGTCGTCCAGCGTGGCCGGAATGGCGCCGCTAATCACCGCGCAACCGAGCGGGCCGCGCTTGACCACCAGCGTCGCGCTGGTGCTGCGGCGCACCGTTTGCAGCGAGGCCATGATGTCGGCGCCGCCGCCGGCGATCATGAATTCTTCTTCGGTGCCGACCACCAGGTCGAACAGCGGCAAGATGCCTTGCAAATGCCGCGTCACGCCTTCGTTGGACACAAAGCGCGTGGCGCCGTCGGCCTTGCCGGACAAGCCCCACAATACCGGGCGGTAATCGATGTCGAGCACGGTGCGCACCTGGTTCTGACGCGCATGCTGTAATGCCAGCGTGCTGACGGCGTGCATCGCCGCGGTCGAGAAATGCGTGCCGGTGATCAACAGCGCCTTGCTCGATGCGATGAACGCTGCATCGATGCTCTCCGGCTCGATCGCCATGTCGGCGCAATTTTCGCGGTAAAAAATCAGCGGAAACGTGTCTTTGTCCTTCAGGCCGAGCATCACCAGCGCCGTCAGGCGTTGTTGATCGATACCGACATGGCTGATGTCGCAGCCTTCGGCTTGCAGCGTGTCGGTCAGGAAACGGCCCATATGATCGTCGCCGACCCGCGACAACATTGCCGAGCGCAAGCCGAGACGGGCGCTGCCGAAGGCGATATTGGCCGACGAACCACCGAGGTATTTGGCGAAGCTGGAGACATCTTCCAGCGGGCTGCCGATTTGCTGCGCATACAGGTCGACCGCCAGGCGGCCGAGGCAGATCACGTCCAGCGCCCTGCCCGATGCAAATTGCGTGGTATTTTCCATGAGCTTATCTTTCTAAATAGTGACGCCGTCGAGTTCACTCATCAGCGTTTGCATTTCCGCGCCGCCGGCCATCATGTCCAATACTTCATCCTTGGAAACCGTTTCCTTGGTGTAGGTGCCGAGCGACTTGCCGCGATTGAGCAAGGTAAACGAATCGCCGACCGGATAAGCGTGATGGACGTTGTGGGTAATAAAGATCACCGACAAGCCCCGTTCGCGCGCCTTGTAAATCAGTTTTAATACATTGAACGACTGTTTGACGCCCAGCGCGGCGGTCGGCTCATCGAGGATCAGCACGCGCGCGCCGAAGTGGATCGCGCGGGCAATCGCCAGGCATTGCCGCTCGCCGCCGGACATGGTGCCGACCGCCTGATGCGGATCGCGCACCATGATGCCCATTTCAGCCAGCTTGTCGCGGGCGGTATTGGCGGCATACTCCATGTCCATCACCGGAATTACGCCGAGGAATTTTTTCATCGGTTCGCGGCCCATGAAAAAGTTGCGCGCCACCGACAGCAGCGGCACCAGCGCCAGGTCCTGGTAGACGGTGGCCACGCCCATGTCGAGCGCTTCTTTCGGTGAATTAAAATTGACCGGCTTGCCA includes these proteins:
- a CDS encoding bifunctional 5-dehydro-2-deoxygluconokinase/5-dehydro-2-deoxyphosphogluconate aldolase, translating into MENTTQFASGRALDVICLGRLAVDLYAQQIGSPLEDVSSFAKYLGGSSANIAFGSARLGLRSAMLSRVGDDHMGRFLTDTLQAEGCDISHVGIDQQRLTALVMLGLKDKDTFPLIFYRENCADMAIEPESIDAAFIASSKALLITGTHFSTAAMHAVSTLALQHARQNQVRTVLDIDYRPVLWGLSGKADGATRFVSNEGVTRHLQGILPLFDLVVGTEEEFMIAGGGADIMASLQTVRRSTSATLVVKRGPLGCAVISGAIPATLDDAYNYRGVQVDVLNVLGAGDAFLAGFLKGWLNGKDYETCCRYANACGALVVSRHACAPAMPTPVELDYFLANAARLTRPDQDAVLARLHRVSVARPQWNDLCVFAFDHRNQFFHLAQGNGADEARLPALKQLLVQAVGQTEIAKGLQGKTGVLIDDRYGLDALNDATGRGWWIGRTVELPGSNPLQFDWGRSIGSHLISWPKEHVIKCLVQLHPDDAVENRLEQEAQVKALYDAAQVSGHELLLEVIPSKSLASAPDTVYRAVKRLYNLGIYPEWWKLEGMNAEQWANIDALVQERDPYCRGVVFLGLNASIEALAASFEQARHSRTCRGFMVGRTIFHEPSQRWLAGDIDDAGLIAEARANFETLITLWQRSRNGLEHAA
- a CDS encoding ATP-binding cassette domain-containing protein, with protein sequence MSDYILALENISKRFGSVIALQNVTLRLKAGEVHCLLGDNGAGKSTLIKTLAGVHRPTTGSYLVDGKPVNFNSPKEALDMGVATVYQDLALVPLLSVARNFFMGREPMKKFLGVIPVMDMEYAANTARDKLAEMGIMVRDPHQAVGTMSGGERQCLAIARAIHFGARVLILDEPTAALGVKQSFNVLKLIYKARERGLSVIFITHNVHHAYPVGDSFTLLNRGKSLGTYTKETVSKDEVLDMMAGGAEMQTLMSELDGVTI